A region from the Bactrocera dorsalis isolate Fly_Bdor chromosome 1, ASM2337382v1, whole genome shotgun sequence genome encodes:
- the LOC125778682 gene encoding kunitz-type serine protease inhibitor bitisilin-2-like, translating to MNFLIFTIFLIVYSYNAGAQRCIPLANSTCTGAANSGSTGPGCLAGTRWAYDPTNRVCTAFTYHGCGGNTNRYCSRVVCERRCIPTASPGVVVG from the exons AtgaatttcttaatatttacaatatttttaattgtatacaGCTACAATGCTGGAGCACAGCGTTGTATACCGCTAG CCAATTCCACTTGCACCGGAGCAGCTAACTCAGGCTCAACTGGGCCCGGTTGTTTAGCAGGCACTAGATGGGCGTACGATCCAACCAACAGGGTATGTACCGCCTTTACGTATCATGGCTGCGGTGGAAATACCAATCGTTATTGTTCGCGTGTGGTGTGTGAACGCAGATGTATTCCTACTGCCAGTCCGGGGGTTGTGGTtggttga
- the LOC105229652 gene encoding stress-activated protein kinase JNK — MSSRHYTIEVGDTNFTILNRYTNLKPIGSGAQGIVCAAYDTVTEQNVAIKKLSRPFQNVTHAKRAYREFKLMKLVNHKNIIGLLNAFTPQRSLEEFQDVYLVMELMDANLCQVIQMDLDHDRMSYLLYQMLCGIKHLHLAGIIHRDLKPSNIVVKADCTLKILDFGLARTAGTTFMMTPYVVTRYYRAPEVILGMGYTENVDIWSVGCIMGEMIRGGVLFPGTDHIDQWNKIIEQLGTPSTSFMQRLQPTVRNYVENRPRYSGYSFDRLFPDVLFPNDNNEQSRRKASEARDLLSRMLVIDPEQRISVEQALLHSYINVWYDAEEVNAPAPEPYDHSVDEREHTVEQWKRLIYEEVMDYEAHNTNAPVNTTR, encoded by the coding sequence ATGAGTTCCCGACATTACACCATCGAAGTGGGGGACACGAATTTCACAATTCTTAATCGGTACACAAATTTGAAACCGATCGGTTCCGGCGCTCAAGGCATTGTATGTGCCGCCTACGATACGGTGACCGAGCAAAATGTtgccattaaaaaattatcacgACCATTCCAAAATGTAACACATGCCAAGCGGGCTTATAGAGAGTTTAAGTTAATGAAGCTGGTAAACCATAAGAATATTATTGGTTTACTTAATGCATTTACACCACAACGTAGCTTGGAAGAATTTCAAGATGTTTACCTTGTTATGGAGCTCATGGATGCAAATCTATGTCAAGTCATACAAATGGATTTGGATCATGATCGTATGTCGTATTTATTATATCAAATGTTATGCGGTATAAAGCATTTACACCTAGCCGGCATAATACATAGAGACTTGAAGCCATCAAATATTGTAGTTAAAGCCGATTgcacattaaaaattttagatttcggTTTGGCACGTACAGCCGGTACGACATTCATGATGACACCATATGTTGTTACACGTTATTATCGTGCACCCGAAGTTATTTTGGGTATGGGCTATACCGAAAATGTGGATATTTGGTCTGTGGGCTGTATTATGGGTGAAATGATAAGGGGTGGTGTTCTATTCCCCGGCACTGATCATATTGATCAAtggaataaaattattgaacaatTGGGTACTCCGTCTACATCATTTATGCAGCGTTTGCAGCCAACTGTCCGTAATTATGTTGAAAATCGACCACGTTATTCGGGTTATTCATTCGATCGTCTATTCCCCGATGTACTCTTTCCAAATGATAATAATGAACAAAGTCGACGAAAGGCATCGGAAGCACGTGATTTACTTAGTCGTATGCTAGTGATTGATCCCGAACAACGTATTTCGGTTGAGCAAGCACTATTACATAGTTATATAAATGTTTGGTATGATGCTGAAGAGGTTAATGCACCAGCACCCGAACCATATGATCATAGCGTTGATGAACGGGAACATACCGTCGAACAATGGAAGCGACTCATCTATGAAGAAGTTATGGATTATGAGGCTCACAATACTAATGCGCCCGTAAATACTACACGGTAG